The genomic window GCCTCCGCTAACTCTGCCTACCTTGCTTGCACTAAACACAGCTCTCGCCCAGATGCGCACGGCTCTCCCTCTTTGAAACAATGGATAAGGTGATCCTCACTTCCATCAGAAGCTACTGTCAGGCCACATACCTAGGATAACACCCCGAagttaatgaaatatattatctcctctttctccctcgaacacacacacacgcgcaagcATACCTTAAAGGAATTTTTCAGCCGCTCCGTATCCAGCTCTCTTTGGATCAACCGAGAAATGTCGCTGCTTATCCTGAATTTTGTTCGGCAAATTTGAAAACTGTCAGCTTAAAATGTCAAatcatacttatttatttttgtctccaTGGAGGTATTGAGAGAATTAAGAAAAACTGAAGACTAAAAGAAAGTTCGTTAACCTCTTTATTATGTTGCCATAGTGAGTCGTTCATGAACTGTTGTTGTGTCTGTCACGTGAAATCTAATCAAAACATAGAACAGACGATCTGACGGGTTTGAGAAGATCAAATACAACCCACTACTAAAAAAAACAGACCAGGTCTCTATTTGAGACCGGCCTTTATTTACCCAAACCTGTCGTCACACCAGGCGTTTAAAAGAGACAGGTGTCTATTTGGGACTCggctattatttgaagttttacggtatgcctattttttaaacaattgatagcaaaattctggaagacatagtgcagcaactaaaatcgtcaacatgttgtcttgacacacttcccacatcttttttcaaaagtgtgcttgactgcttagaagcagatctcttagaagtggtgaatgcctcacttctttctgggacatttccaaactccctaaaaactgcagtttttaagcccctcctgaaaaagaccaatcttgataacacaattttgagcaattttagaccaatatctaatcttccttttataggcaaaattatagaaaaggtcgtttttaatcagctgaacaaatacttaaactcaaatggatacctaaataattttcaatctggtttccaacCGCTTCaaagcacagagacagcactcattaggataataaatgatattcgcttaaattgtgactcaggcaaaatatcggtgctggtattgctagatctcagtgctgcgtttgacacagtcgatcataacatactactagagagactggaaaactgggtctggctttctgggatggtactcaaatggtttatgtcatacttagaagggagaggctattatgtgagtctaggagagcataagtctaagtggacgtccatgacatgcggagtcccacaaggctcaattattgcactgctcttgtttagcctgtatatgcttccactaagtcaaataatgagaaagaaccaaattgcctaccacagctaagCTGATgttacccagatttacctagccttatctccaaatgactacagccccattgactccctctgccaatgcattgatgaaattaatagttggatgtgccataactatcttcagttaaataaggaaaaaactgaagtcattgcatttggaaacaaagatgaagtgttcaaggtgaatgcataccttgactctacactgaaaaaagtaataagtaaatttacttaatttttatttggcaagtttttgcacaaacatttttcaagtaaatttaacacatttggaaattaagtaaatctacttaactaagttaagtaaaaaaaattaaataataataagtacattctattgagtaaaatttaattaaataatattaaattaatgtatttagcagacacttttatccaaagcaacttacagtgcattcaggctaacaattttcacctatcatgtgttcccggggaatcgaacacACAACCttacacttgctaatgcaatgttctaccactgagctacaggaacacttcaagatcttgggaaaaataagtgaaaatttcacttacttacttttttattttggaaagtttttacactaacaaaaaacccgaaacagatattctagaaatttctaaatgtaaaatattttttttcaaaacagttttatcaaatgagggtaaataagtctctcacttctgtccctttaaaccagtttacagcaaagatagcacgaaggactggatgcacatgataaatattctgcaattaagaaaacagacaaaagaaatagcactgtaaaacctgataagtaaactttactcaaaccgtttgagtaaacagattgccttgatttaaaccatgtaagttttaaaactttgcatttaagtaattaagtgattaactaagtgctgattgagaattagtgatgaacagctgctgttaacaaacagaatcactgaagcaaacagaaacacaagaactactacaactgacttcagacacagacttagatgaaatcaactgaaataaaatacatgaaatctctcaagatctgattaaacaacccacaaacagcatcaccagctccacttattaataactgATAAagaagttcgtcaagacaaactttaagttggcttgagaaagcctgaccagaaagtctgaaaaagttagaaaagttagaaaagtttgaaaagattgaaaagtttaagaagtttaaaaagttttaagtttgatggttttcagtctgatatagatagatagatagatagatagatagatagatagatagatagatagatctagggtccccaggagtggttgctaaggtgctgctatgcggttgctagggtaccctgagtggttgctaagatgttgctatgcggttgctatggtatctgggatggttgctagggtgttgctatgccgttgctagggtaccctgagtggttgctaaggagttgctatgcggttgctatggtatctgggatggttgctagggtgttgctatggtgttgctagggtaccctgagtggttgctatggtgttgctatggtatctgggatggttgctagggtatctgggatggttgttagggtgttgatatgcggttgctagggtaccctgagtggttgctaaggtgttgctatggtatctgggatggttgctagggtgttgctatggtgttgctagggtaccctgagtggttgctaaggtgttgctatgcggttgctagggtatctgggatggttgctagggtgttgctatgcggttgctagggtaccctgagtggttgctaaggtgttgctatgcggttgctagggtatctgggatggttgctagggtgttgctatgcagttgctagggtaccctgagtggttgctaaggtgttgctatgcggttgctagggtatctgggatggttgctagggtgttgctatgcggttgctagggtaccctgagtggttgctaaggtgttgctatgcggttgctagtgtatctgggatggttgctagggtgttgctatgcggttgctagggtatctaggatggttgctaaggtgttgctatgtggttgctagggtacccggggtggttgctaagattttggtatgaggttgctaggataccctaggtggtttctaggttggtttggatagttgctagtgtgttgctatgaagatagatagatagatagatagatagatagatagatagatagatagatagatagatagatagtttagaaaaagacagattatagatagatagatagatagatagatagatagatagatagatagatagatagatagatagatagatagatagattagaaacagattatagatagatagatagatagatagatagattagaaacagattatagatagatagatagatagatagatagatagatagatagatagatagatagatagatagatagatagatagatagatagattagaaacagacagattatagatagatagatagatagatagatagatagatagatagatagatagatagatagatagatagattagaaacagacagattatagatagatagatagatagatagatagatagatagatagatagatagatagatagatagattagaaacagattatagatagatagatagatagatagatagatagatagatagatagatagatagatagatagatagatagatagatagattagaaacagattatagatagatagatagatagatagattagaaacagacagattatagatagatagatagatagtttagaaacagtcagattatagatagatagatagatagatagatagatagatagatagatagatagatagatagatagatagatagatagatagatagattagaaacagtcagattatagatagatagattagaaatagGTTTATCAGTTTATCTAACTTGATaattgattatcatcaccaatataaagtataacaacatgagaaaaacatgaacacatcagAGGTTTTGTGTCCCAGATCACCTGAATTTACATCATGAGAAATAAAGATTATTATAGCCataagaaaataattacatttttgcatagtctttaaaaaaaaaataataaaatccagCTGTTCTTATATTTGTTATAAAGGCACATACCTCAATCAGAACTTATGCGCTTACAATAAGAATTATTATATTAGAAAAGAAAAGCACAACCAGAAGATGGGTTGAAACCTATTTCTCACAAATCCCCTTTTTCTTCTCAGAGCATGAAAGATCATTCCAGCTGTTCAGTGGTGACCATACCAGCTTCTCTCTATTAACATTCATTTCAATACAGTCCTCATTGTTAGCGTTGTTTGGCTCACCTTTGAACCAAAACCTGAACAAAATGTATCAAATGTTCAGATTTCCAGGAGCACAAATTTATGAAAATCAACAATACTCAGTATAATAGTATGTTTCAAGAGTAAACTAAAGTAGTACAGAAGCTGGAGCAGAAGCGACAAGTAAAAGAGAAAGAAGAGTtttctttatataatttacagtaaaatgtattttattgtgatTGTGTTGTTTGTGGAAGAGTTTTCTCTTCTGCTTTATTCTGAAGGTTGTGATTTTATAATGAGAATCAAAgactaaaataaacacacattgaTGTTTAGCTCTTACCCTTGTTTCAGTGGTGAATTATCCACCCATCTCATGTTGCCCTCGTTCTCTCTGTCAGACAAACCAATCCACACTCTCTCACTGACTAATGAAGATATGAACCTCTGTGTGAAGAACAACAGGAATAAGTGTGATTGCTCTCATTCATTAACAGACTCTCACACAAACTCACCTGCTTCTCTTCAGTGTTGATAATGACCAGATCAGCTCCACGATCCCTGCAGTACTGTCTGCTGTCAGACCAACTCTTCAACTCAGTGGACATGAACAAATTAACTAGGCCCTTCTTATTCAAAGAGTCAAAATCTCTCTGTTTTTTCTCAGCAGAGAGATCTTTGACTTTGGTCTCCAACACCAGGTTCTTCTGACTCAAAGAGTTGAAGTTcttctgcagtttttttttttcagtcattagaTCACTGTTATTGTGCTGTAAGCTGTTGATGGTTTGATTGAACTCTTCAACGGTGTTCTTGTAACTCTTTGTCATGTCTCTCTCTGCTGTGATGGTGATGTACAGCAGTATGATGGAGACCAGCAGAAGAACACAAATGACCCCGAGACCCACTGAGATCAACACCAAACATCTACTTCCTCCtgacaaacatgaacaaaagaaacaagtgtcaattatttacaattcatttttataaaaaattactacGTCTAAATAGACATGCCTTTTTTGTTTTATGAGTATTGTTACATGCCTCCcctcaccagaggaggaaccaagtcattccttccaagtcacaaacgagtcttgagtcaaatcccaagtcctcaaagagttaaatttaatgagataattaagtaactaattaaattaagattgtgcattagtgatgaacacctgcttttaacaatcaacatcactgaagaaaagagaaacacaagaactacaactgactttaaccacagccttggatgaaatcaactggaagaaaaaaactgtgccaccataattgtggtgagtatttgcttcagttgagaTCTTGAGCCTTTAAGCATTTTCTGTAAATTTGTGTCTAagcaattgcattattgttttacaGAAAACGTTTGGGCAATGCTGATACAAATCTTGATCTAGCAGGTAATTTATGCTTTTGATGACATTGTGATCTTGATTTAAAtttattgattataattttaaataaaataatttgtttcttaGTGGTTAGAGGGGACTGCTGTCTGttaactgctctgtgtgtgcactttggatgggataaatgtaGAGTATGAATTCTGAGTTTGAGTCACCATGattaactgtatgtcactttcacaaataagagagaaatctcattacATAAATGCCACCATAATGCTTCAATATTAAggaatgtaaaaagaaaaaacccAAAAATGCAGGTTGAGattaggcatttagccatgatcctcaacagtggtgaaaataattattcttactgcagtgcattatggagGTCTTttatgtattgcaacatgaagcattttgttgattgtctccattgtagagattcatatgctggttcttaatatatgtgtgtgtgtctaaaaagcaagCAAATTTAAAGTTAACTCCCTGTTTATATTAGAACAACGCTCTTTTGGTGATTGCTGTCGTTTCACTGTGATTATTCAAAAcctataaatgtgaaaaataagaaaagacaTTGCTTGAATGATAATCAAACTAGCTCAATGTTATTCACAAAACTATTTTTTCACCACACCACATGCAGAGCCACAGAGAGAGATCTGTCGtaacaagtcaagggtcaagagccccactaaaccaaacactgatctcaatgatggtggcataattgtaaccaataaaacatcaacatctgatcctctgtaattctcaataacagcaggtgttaatcattaatgcacaatcatcatttaattagccacttaattatctcattaactttaactctttgaggacttgggatttgactcaagactcgtttgtgacttgaaaggaatgacttgtttcctcctctgatgaaatcagctgctgagttcatgggtggagcaaaaatatggcaggaggTTTACTTTCTGGCTCCTGGATTACCCACCTCTGATTAGTTATCActaaattaatcacttaattatttaattgtaatgttttgtcttctttcagtgaactcaactgaattaagttcagaatACTCACAACTattagttttaaaacttaaatggtttaaggcaatcggttgcctcaaatggtttgagtaaaccgaatttgtcaggtttttaaaGATATCTGTTTACTTAAACGGTTTGAGTCAAGTTATTTGTCTGGTTTTACAGTGCATATTCTGCTCACTgtgtggtttgcaaatacaaaacatcactcacaaactaatgcattttgttctgcaaataaaaaacgtagctatcaagcaaatacagtacgttttacatatacaaagaaacctatttcttcaatgacaaaaatatcctCTATGTACAAACTAAAATCTTTAAAGTACGAAATAAatccttcaattaaaaaaaaaaatcttcaagtacaaaacaaaatggtttgagtaaaccaaatttaaatatataaacctaatttgtcaggtttttaaggatatctgtttactcaaaccgtttgagttaagttactttAAGTTTTACAGTGCATATCCTGCTCACAGTCAACTGATTAACAAGGGAGTCTGATTATAAAAACATGACGACAACCTTATTCATCCGCAAAGCTACAATTATATGATTGAAACCCACTTATAACAAAAAGCAGCTCTTCCACTGTCACTCCCGCTTCTGTTACAGACTTGCACCCATTCCGGAGTGACAGAGTTGGCATTCTTTGCACAGAACAGACACCATTCCTGAGTCTGAAAACTGTGCAACCAAAACAATTAACCTTGTGTCTACTATTTTATAAACCAAGTGAagggaaaataaaaaatgcttgaaaacAAATTTGCAACACTATCTACAAAACCATTTCTAGTTTATAGCATTTTTCTTCTTACTGTGTTTTAGATCTTTTCTTTCATCCCGGCCGTGACTCTGAGTTTGAGCTCCAGTTGTGCTCCCAATATCTCTGTGttcaacattttcataaataGCCTCTAAATCCATTATCCACTGTATCGGACAGTAAGTCTTCACAGATGAGGTGTTGTctttgaaacatttattagcaTCTTCAAAAGTGTTAAGTCTACAGCGGAAGTGGTTTCATTTCGCAATGGTCTTTGACATAAAATCTTTCAGTCACATTTAAAACCTCTTGGCAGAGCCATGCTACTTTGTTTTGTACATTCAACCTCatgcagaggtgggactttcaagtcacaaacacgtcttcaagtcatatcccaagtcctcaaagagttaaagttaatgagataattaagggactaattaaatgatgattctATATTAGTGAAGAACATCTGggtccgtgtatcatccgatcattcaattattccatttaatctggAAAACCaaaaaacgaaataacgaatcaatatttagtttttctgtttttctgtatgaaccaaatattaaaaactgacgtttgtttcattgctttcagctcgaaacgggaaatataataaacaaggaaaccaaagcgaaataatggatcaaatttacgttttctcaattgttctttatttgttgtagtaggtctaactatttcccaaggtgccgtcctgcttgctttgcgcatgcgcagtggatagtttcaaaggaATTGCGCTTACTTCCGCGTATTCCTCGCGGggataaagaacacgttttttttaatgatcacaggcatagttacagtatgtccaataacaatacaacacgcTCTAATAGATTATATtggttaatataatgtaataatccaatcagagatggtttaaatgtcctttgaaatcacgCTAACCGCTTGTTTTGGTATACCTACAGAGGTTTATTTGAAACGTAATTTCTAATAAAATGAATAGTGATCAGTTATCAGTAGTGATGGCAAGTtgaagcctcatgaagctttaagctttaagtggttcacaaaagggttatTTTCTGGAAACGtcatttgctcacaataccacctggtggccaacgagtgtaaaacaagcagatatattacagacagagatgtaaagtccaggggtcagaaagtaaaagtcgtgccatatttttgttccactcatgaactcaaagttagtgataaacacctgttGTAAACACCTGTTGTTATTGGGAATTACACAGGATCggatgttttattgtttaaaatgatgccaccatcatggagatcagtgtttgctttagttgggcgcTTGACCCTTTCAATTATTAAAAGTGATTTGCTTTTAAACAATTGCAGTTGTGTCACAGTAAGtattaacacattgctgaatttAAAGCTTGAACTTGCAAATTAAACTGCTCttttgtgtaaaacatttaaatgaacctCATGAgggtgtctctctttggtttgttacaTGAGgttcagctattactgaactacaACAAAATtccttttaaacaaatattattgtaatgtgtaaATATTGGGGGGGGGGAATTGTACATGTTcaggattttagacatgagcacttatcatatgatcctcaacagtggtgacaagaattattcatgctacagtgcatgatgggagttttttttttttttttactatggtgttacccagcatgcacttcagcttgaagcgtgTTGTtggttgtcaccattgttgagattcatatgctgggtcatgatgtcttTGCGTTTTATTAGGACAaggtttcaaaaatgtatatccaTTACATAGATTAGAtttcaaattaattcattataatccacaaggtaggttatttGAAAACTGAACatatgttaaatgaaataaagttattttggaaaaaaacaggctgatgcctaataattacttcatcatgtaaaGCCAGCTAATAACAGTTTTCTGCACTGCACTGATTTAcaacagcacatgtacttttacagaacAATATCTAACACAGAGaagccaaaggtcaagagcccaactgaagcaaacactgatctccatgatggtggcatcagtTTAACCAatcatcaacatctgatcctctgtaatgcaCAATAatggcaggtgttcatcacttaatgcacaatcatcatttaattagtctcttaattagcTAATTGACTTTAACTATTTGATGATTTGGGATTTGACTTGAGACTAGtgtgtgacttgaaaggaatgacttggctcctcctctgatgaaatcagctgctgagttcatgggtggaacaaaaatatggcaggacttttactttctgacccctgtactttacacctctgtctgtaatatatctgcttgttttacactcgttggccaccaggtggtattgtgagcaaattgagtttccagaaattaacccttttgtgaaccacttggctgaaaagcttaaagcttcatgaggcttcatcttccCATCACTAGTTAACAGATATCTgtgttttgttcatgtttgtcaGGAGGAAGTAGATGTTTGGTGTTGATCTCAGTGGGTCTCGGGCTCATTTGTGTTCTTCTGCTGGTCTTCATCATACTGCTGTACATCACCATCACAGCAGAGAGAGACATGATAAAGAGTTACAAGAACACAGTTGAAGAGTTCAATCAAACCATCAACAGCTTACAGGACAAACACACTGATCTAACACAGAAGAACCTGGAGCTGGAGACCAAAGTTAAAGATCTCACTGCTGAGAAAAACCAGTTACAGAGAGATTTTGACTCTTTGAATAAGAAGGgtccagtttgtttcttcatgtccACTGAGTTGAAGAGCTGGTCTGACAGCAGACAGTACTGCAGGGATCGTGGAGCTGATCTGGTCATTATCAACACTGAAGAGAAGCAGGTGAGTTTGTGTGAGAGTCTGTTAATGAATGAGAGCAATCTCACTTATTCCTGTTGTTCTTCACACAGAGGTTCATATCTTCATTAGTCAGTGAGAGAGTGTGGATTGGTTTGTCTGACAGAGAGACCGAGGGCGTCATGACATGGGTGGATAATTCAACACTGAAACAAGGGTAAGTGCTAAAAATCACTGTGTATTATTTTAGTTCGGTCTTTATGATTACCATTATAAAATCACAACCTTCAGATTAAAGCAGAAGATAAAACATCCACAAACAACGCAACTACAACCAAAGACGTTTTACTGTAAATTCTATAAAGAAAACTCTGCTTATCTCTTCTATTTTATGCTTCTACTCCATCTTCTACTTTAATTTAATCTTGAAACATGCTAATAAACTgagtattttttattcattaatttgtgcTTCTGAAAATCTGAACATTTGATACATTTTGTTCAGGTTTTGGCTCAAAGGTGAGCCAAACAACGCTTACAATGAGGACTGTATTGAACTGAATTATAATAGAAAGAAGACGGGATGGTCACCACTGAACAGCTGGAATGATCATTCATGCTCTGCGAAGAAAAGGGGGATTTGTGAGAAATAGGATCCATCACATCCTGTGGTTTTGCATTTATTATCTAATGTAATCATTCTCATTGTGAACACATGAGTTCTGATTAAGCTtcctgcctttaaaaaaaaaagtagatcttaaatttgtttttgtttttacttattgCTATAATAATCTTTATTTCTCACGGTGTGAATTCGGGTAATCTGGGACACAAAACctctgtgttcatgttttgctCCATCACATCAAACTCTATCAATATAATCTTAGTTCAGCTGTTATCATGATCTCATTTGTTGATCTGAAGAGTTGAGGAGACAATCACAGTAAACTACAGAAATCTAAAGAGTCCAGATTACTCTTATTCACTTTCTTATTCTGATATTGAGTGTCTGTAATTGctttttctttgaataaatttgccagttaccatagtaaactgcattgttatttttatttgagatttAATTAATTCACACATCACACATAATTaaaacacatcacagccaccggaaacaccagagacacagcccatctcaccagacacattatccctctctccagcatctccacttctgtgcttctcacagaaaatggaggaattggtgtatgttgggactaaactctctcactcatttgctgctagcccgcagatatcaactaaaaaacggcgggccccccaaccaccaaagcctgtgggccctgttcctatgagagctctccgaccgctgccacaacgccagggcccaaaccctctatctgctgaaggtgaaccaaaaacaactgatagcagctctcagtgatatgtgtcgggtccccgctataatagcagcaacattcacaaatgcttacagacCAAgcaggaacccagtgtgcctgtagctttctctatttcagttttatcacgtgatagaaagtctaaggccatctcaagccgaagggcaaactcatctaatctgcggcctattatgcatcaaactaagattgatgtaaagacaccaagcactgccatcaagttagcacttttaaacattcgctcactaaaaaataaatcatttctaatcaatgactttataaccacaaacaatctggattttatgtttctaaatgaaacatggctagaagacagctgcagggcaacaatcctaaatgaagcagcccctcctaacttcacttacatgagtgtttgcaggactgttaggagaggtgggggtgtagctgctctatttaaagatgtctatcaatgcaagcaagtgtcatttggtcagtacttgtcctttgaatatctagggattgtgctgaaaggtgctccatgcattctgtttattattacttacaggcctccaaaatactctccagcctttgttgaagaggtcacagaaatgttatcaatgatttcctcagagtttgactgttttgcaatagcaggggattttaatattcacatagataatgcagaaaacaaaactacaaaagaaatgataacggttctaaacacttttgacttgactcagcatgtgcatggacccacacacaaaggtggacacactctggatctaatcatcagtaggggtctaaacatttcatccattgttattaaggacatagcactatctgatcacttcagtattttctttgatatattgatctctgctaccactgaatctagatctgtctctgtcagaaggagatgcataaacgagaacacaagtgtactatttatggaggctatatctttaacaccaagcatttctgcagactctgttgatattctccttgattccttcaactcaaaagttaagaatgttattgatgatattgctccaataatagtcagtaagaaaacagacagagagaaatcagtttggagaagatcaacagcagttcagactatgaaaagacaatgcagaaaagccgagcggatgtggaggaagacgaaacttgaaattcactatagcatctataaagacagccttcatgcttttaatgtgaaactagccacagctcaaaccttataaacagtaacttaaataacactcgtaatCTTTTtgtcactgttgagagactgacaaaccccccaagtcagattcccagtgatatgctatcagacagcaaatgcaatgagtt from Carassius auratus strain Wakin chromosome 1, ASM336829v1, whole genome shotgun sequence includes these protein-coding regions:
- the LOC113052161 gene encoding CD209 antigen-like protein D encodes the protein MDLEAIYENVEHRDIGSTTGAQTQSHGRDERKDLKHRGSRCLVLISVGLGVICVLLLVSIILLYITITAERDMTKSYKNTVEEFNQTINSLQHNNSDLMTEKKKLQKNFNSLSQKNLVLETKVKDLSAEKKQRDFDSLNKKGLVNLFMSTELKSWSDSRQYCRDRGADLVIINTEEKQRFISSLVSERVWIGLSDRENEGNMRWVDNSPLKQGFWFKGEPNNANNEDCIEMNVNREKLVWSPLNSWNDLSCSEKKKGICEK
- the LOC113052709 gene encoding CD209 antigen-like protein 2 gives rise to the protein MIKSYKNTVEEFNQTINSLQDKHTDLTQKNLELETKVKDLTAEKNQLQRDFDSLNKKGPVCFFMSTELKSWSDSRQYCRDRGADLVIINTEEKQRFISSLVSERVWIGLSDRETEGVMTWVDNSTLKQGFWLKGEPNNAYNEDCIELNYNRKKTGWSPLNSWNDHSCSAKKRGICEK